In the genome of Dehalogenimonas sp. THU2, the window TCCAGCGAAGTAGTGGCGGTTTTGAGGCGCTGCTCGAAAATGGCGTCCACCAAGCTGAAGATATTGGCCTCCTGAGCTGAGCCTACCAGAGCTTTTACGTCATTTTCGGTGATGACTCGTTCGCAGGCGAAGAGAGTCAGTTTATCAATCTCGGTGGCTAGGGACCACAGGTCGGCGCCGACATACTGGACGAGCAGGTTAATGGCACCGGGGCTGATCTGTCCACCGGCATGCAACACCCGCCGCCCGATCCATTCCTTAAGTTGGGGCTTATCCAGCGGCGGAAACTCATGCATCTCCAAAACGTCGGAGATGGACTTGAAGAGCGGGTTGGTGCGGTTGAGTGACGTTTCGGTCAGGATGAGCGTCGTCGACGGGGGCGATGAACGGACGATCCCGGCGAATTCCTCGATGTCCTCGGGTTTGGTCTTCTTTTTGCCGCCTGCGTCGCCTGAGGCCGGCTGGAAACGGCTAAACAGCCCGCTGACAACGACCAGGCGCGCCGGTGACAGAAAGGGCGCGGCATGCACGGTCAACCGGAACTCCGCCGGCTTGAGCCGGGCGGCATCGAAAATATTGGTCGCCGTGGAAAGCATCGCCGGGTCACCAAGCGATGCTTTGATGGAATTAAGCTTGGCTTTGAGCGAAAAATCGTCCGGCCCGGCCAGGAGATAGCGCAAAATAGGATCCTCTATCACAGGGTAGCGTATTCTTTAGCGGGTTGTCCGACCGCAAAATCGGGTTAAGACTTAAGCGCCGTTGAACAACA includes:
- the holA gene encoding DNA polymerase III subunit delta, with the protein product MRYLLAGPDDFSLKAKLNSIKASLGDPAMLSTATNIFDAARLKPAEFRLTVHAAPFLSPARLVVVSGLFSRFQPASGDAGGKKKTKPEDIEEFAGIVRSSPPSTTLILTETSLNRTNPLFKSISDVLEMHEFPPLDKPQLKEWIGRRVLHAGGQISPGAINLLVQYVGADLWSLATEIDKLTLFACERVITENDVKALVGSAQEANIFSLVDAIFEQRLKTATTSLESLKASGFSAGYVLSMLARQLRLVIQIKDLKSRGEKDMEIRRRLGLNADFVWKKALDQAGRFSIDRFKDIYRQLLEADIAAKTGRMDETMSIDLLVAELATRS